A part of Helicobacter fennelliae genomic DNA contains:
- a CDS encoding transporter substrate-binding domain-containing protein, with protein MSIFRILCVVFVLFVSLGCEGNSLNHIKSKDKIRIGVSEKVPPIAYINENGELDGFEIKLAKKIAKDLLGDESKAELIIISPNERASSLESNQVDLVLATFIPRSGDEARVDFGTPYMKVAISIVNHYSDPSGMQDLLDSPLAIKKNTVLEDYFTTNYPNIELIKFDNVQECLDKLQKDRNINVAILNATAFAWVRQNPQFKISIPILGDDYMIAPAVKKGDKALLKWINQEMDTLQKDGFFMQIYEASLQPFYGKELGAENLLYNQE; from the coding sequence ATGAGTATTTTTCGGATTTTGTGCGTTGTGTTTGTGTTATTTGTATCGCTTGGCTGCGAGGGAAATAGCCTTAATCATATCAAGTCAAAAGACAAAATCCGCATAGGCGTATCCGAAAAAGTTCCGCCCATTGCCTATATCAATGAAAATGGCGAGCTTGATGGGTTTGAGATAAAGCTTGCCAAAAAAATCGCCAAAGATCTACTTGGCGATGAGTCAAAAGCCGAGCTTATCATCATCTCTCCAAATGAGCGCGCCTCCTCACTAGAATCTAATCAAGTCGATCTTGTGCTTGCGACTTTTATACCGCGCAGTGGCGATGAAGCGCGCGTGGATTTTGGCACGCCATATATGAAAGTCGCTATTAGCATTGTCAATCATTACAGCGATCCTTCAGGTATGCAGGATTTGCTTGACTCACCACTTGCGATAAAGAAAAACACTGTGCTAGAGGATTATTTCACGACAAATTACCCAAACATCGAGCTTATCAAATTTGATAACGTGCAAGAATGCCTTGATAAACTCCAAAAAGACAGAAATATCAATGTCGCCATACTCAATGCCACAGCGTTTGCGTGGGTGCGCCAGAATCCACAATTCAAAATCTCAATCCCAATCTTGGGCGATGACTATATGATAGCCCCAGCAGTCAAAAAGGGCGATAAGGCACTTTTGAAATGGATAAATCAAGAAATGGATACACTCCAAAAAGACGGGTTTTTTATGCAGATTTATGAGGCTTCCTTGCAGCCATTTTATGGAAAAGAACTCGGTGCTGAAAATTTGCTTTATAATCAAGAATAA
- a CDS encoding TonB-dependent receptor → MEMAQGGGVINIITKKRYESFSPNVGISYKGTPSSKIFGSEVNTDARFGGKIGENLYYSISGRYLYKYGYRVGDETNAGNIGGNLTWDINDANSLSFDVSYFHGIINTSPNLLMEISRTGAMMSPAVSNAPSQSKQYDAGLGNIKTQQDRIDAVITYDTKLTENQKLQIKALYHFFRNKYLTNRQDLYYGRWWVTDFSQDGSYFLDTKVGAQARYDLTHNGGRGLFIAGVDSIYSIGERLMNMAYRFNISGQSAGHDFHIPLTANKWTNSIYAIEKYNFTDRFSLTGGARYENANYTGKREYSGISYVAMMCTRNGKTSPCAILRPDKDISANISNFALEITPKFDFGSSNVYAKYERGFRSPNPDNLTMAQSTGGGNGITRYVDTNVKSEYYHTFEIGSKAQLGRYVFVSGAVFYTLTENELYSYGSAHTEVFSIGNYGLTSRAGVEVFVEEAFFERSLRFNQSFTYIDARILDGSRNGTNMDGRRIPYVSNIKATLGINWDIGKHFSLWTQNSLTGAQRDVANKELDPYILTDLGLDSRFGDFTFTIGARNLFDATYFTYYNSDPSDKITGYSYLYAPGIQFFTDLRYAF, encoded by the coding sequence ATGGAAATGGCACAAGGGGGGGGGGTGATTAATATCATCACCAAAAAGCGATATGAGAGTTTTTCACCAAATGTCGGCATAAGCTACAAAGGCACGCCAAGCTCTAAAATCTTTGGCTCTGAAGTCAATACTGATGCGCGCTTTGGTGGCAAGATAGGCGAGAATTTGTATTATAGTATAAGCGGGCGGTATCTGTATAAATACGGCTATCGCGTAGGTGATGAGACCAACGCAGGCAATATCGGCGGGAATCTCACTTGGGATATTAATGATGCTAATTCTCTCTCATTTGATGTGAGTTATTTTCATGGGATTATCAATACCTCGCCAAATCTCTTAATGGAAATAAGTAGGACAGGAGCTATGATGAGTCCTGCTGTAAGCAATGCACCAAGCCAAAGCAAACAATATGACGCAGGGCTAGGCAACATAAAAACACAACAAGATAGAATCGATGCAGTGATAACTTATGATACAAAGCTCACAGAAAACCAAAAGCTTCAAATAAAAGCCCTGTATCACTTCTTTAGGAATAAATATCTAACCAATAGGCAGGATTTGTATTATGGTCGCTGGTGGGTTACAGATTTTAGCCAAGATGGCTCTTACTTTCTTGATACCAAAGTAGGCGCGCAAGCCCGCTATGATCTCACACATAATGGTGGCAGGGGATTATTTATCGCTGGAGTTGATTCTATTTATTCTATCGGTGAGCGACTGATGAATATGGCATATCGGTTTAATATATCGGGGCAATCAGCGGGACATGACTTTCATATACCCCTCACTGCAAATAAATGGACAAACTCAATTTATGCAATAGAGAAATACAACTTCACTGATAGATTCTCACTCACAGGTGGTGCGCGATACGAAAACGCCAACTACACAGGCAAAAGGGAATATAGTGGTATAAGCTATGTGGCTATGATGTGCACAAGAAATGGCAAAACAAGCCCTTGTGCTATCTTACGTCCTGATAAAGATATATCTGCAAATATCTCAAACTTCGCACTAGAAATCACGCCAAAATTTGACTTTGGCTCAAGCAATGTATATGCAAAATATGAGAGGGGATTTCGCTCGCCAAATCCTGATAATCTCACAATGGCACAAAGCACAGGTGGAGGAAATGGCATAACACGTTATGTCGATACAAATGTCAAATCCGAATACTACCATACATTTGAAATCGGCTCAAAAGCGCAACTTGGAAGATATGTGTTTGTCTCTGGCGCGGTGTTTTATACACTCACAGAAAATGAGCTTTATAGCTATGGAAGCGCGCATACTGAAGTATTTTCTATCGGAAATTATGGGCTTACAAGTCGCGCAGGAGTGGAGGTATTTGTCGAGGAAGCGTTTTTTGAGCGCAGTTTGAGATTTAATCAAAGCTTTACTTATATAGACGCTAGAATCCTTGATGGCTCAAGAAATGGCACAAATATGGACGGACGCAGAATCCCCTATGTCTCAAACATCAAAGCCACACTTGGTATAAATTGGGATATAGGCAAACACTTCAGCCTTTGGACGCAAAACTCTCTCACAGGCGCGCAACGTGATGTCGCTAATAAAGAGCTTGATCCATATATCCTTACGGATTTGGGGTTAGATTCTCGGTTTGGGGATTTTACATTTACAATCGGTGCGCGCAATCTCTTTGATGCGACTTATTTTACTTATTATAATTCCGATCCAAGCGATAAAATCACAGGTTATTCTTATCTCTACGCTCCGGGGATACAATTTTTCACAGATTTGCGTTACGCGTTTTAG
- a CDS encoding TonB-dependent receptor plug domain-containing protein → MKNLMKKSLILSLLTSIALAQTSQDATDYDTTSQSATSQSYMLDKVTAKARSFDSKLDELNRNVYIIDKSTIENKGFKTTEEIFDYIPFTGKANVGLGTNIDLRGQGAASNVNVQVLLNGTQMNMLDSSHGVTPINTISPSDIERIEILPGGGAVMYGNGTRGGGD, encoded by the coding sequence ATGAAAAACTTGATGAAAAAATCTCTCATTTTGTCTCTTCTCACTTCTATCGCCTTAGCCCAAACAAGCCAAGATGCGACGGATTACGATACGACAAGCCAGAGTGCGACAAGTCAAAGCTATATGCTTGATAAAGTTACAGCCAAAGCTCGCAGCTTTGATAGCAAGCTTGATGAGCTTAATCGCAATGTCTATATCATCGACAAATCCACGATCGAAAACAAAGGCTTCAAAACCACAGAAGAAATCTTTGATTATATTCCATTCACAGGCAAGGCAAATGTCGGACTTGGCACAAATATCGACTTGCGCGGGCAAGGTGCAGCAAGTAATGTCAATGTGCAAGTGCTCCTCAATGGCACGCAAATGAATATGCTAGATTCTAGCCATGGTGTAACGCCCATAAATACGATTTCTCCTAGTGATATAGAGCGGATTGAGATTCTGCCCGGTGGTGGCGCGGTAATGTATGGAAATGGCACAAGGGGGGGGGGTGATTAA
- a CDS encoding Panacea domain-containing protein codes for MKIAHQSTDKQKILEIAKYILLLNERFSQRSQNGIDISEQDAPDEISNLKLLKLVYYANALSLIYLHTPLFDEKIEAWRHGPVVPSLYRELKKYKGKNLMNIQELRTDTYRYLNDNEKHIITMAFREYGRYTAFRLRDMTHTESPWVDSFQEGAHNVISDEKIIDFFAKKQQEKAQYLYQKSEDYICLFR; via the coding sequence GTGAAAATAGCACATCAAAGCACAGACAAGCAAAAAATCCTAGAGATTGCCAAATATATTTTGCTTTTAAATGAGCGATTTTCTCAGCGATCGCAAAATGGCATAGATATAAGCGAGCAGGACGCGCCAGATGAGATAAGTAATCTAAAGCTTTTGAAGCTTGTTTATTATGCAAATGCTCTTAGTTTGATATATTTACATACGCCATTGTTTGATGAGAAAATCGAGGCTTGGAGGCATGGACCTGTGGTGCCTTCTTTGTATAGAGAGTTGAAAAAATACAAAGGAAAAAATCTGATGAATATCCAAGAATTACGCACTGATACATATCGCTACCTTAATGATAATGAAAAGCATATCATCACAATGGCTTTTAGGGAGTATGGGCGATACACAGCATTTAGACTGCGAGATATGACGCATACAGAAAGCCCATGGGTGGATTCTTTTCAAGAAGGGGCGCATAATGTAATTTCAGATGAAAAAATCATTGATTTTTTTGCAAAAAAACAACAAGAAAAGGCACAATACCTATATCAAAAAAGTGAAGATTATATATGTCTATTCAGGTAG
- a CDS encoding MBL fold metallo-hydrolase, producing the protein MQTKHNHSSHFSHLCKAFGIYQTNCYIIQTKKGEFIIDPGENSTQWILSQVKNPLAILITHGHFDHIFGLATLHQALPNLPIYAPQADAFMLESDCFDTGLTPCAPSYMVACDKNEQVLEIEGIKVSYLHFPGHTPGCSVIVIGGAMYSGDFIFKRSIGRYDFPYSSANDMRDSLQRFSELKLEDMEILPGHGESTRLCFEQNNAKLWSERI; encoded by the coding sequence ATGCAAACCAAACACAATCACTCAAGCCATTTTAGCCATTTATGCAAGGCATTTGGAATCTATCAGACAAATTGCTACATTATCCAAACCAAAAAGGGTGAATTTATCATCGATCCGGGCGAGAACTCTACACAATGGATTCTAAGTCAAGTCAAAAATCCACTCGCTATCCTCATCACACACGGGCATTTTGATCATATCTTTGGGCTTGCCACACTTCATCAAGCATTGCCAAATCTACCGATCTACGCCCCGCAAGCTGATGCGTTTATGCTAGAATCTGACTGCTTTGATACAGGGCTTACACCTTGCGCGCCTAGCTATATGGTAGCGTGCGACAAAAACGAGCAAGTGCTAGAGATTGAGGGCATTAAGGTGAGTTATTTGCACTTTCCGGGACATACGCCCGGCTGCAGTGTGATTGTGATCGGAGGGGCGATGTATAGCGGGGATTTTATCTTTAAGCGGAGCATTGGGCGATATGATTTTCCATATTCAAGCGCGAATGATATGCGCGATTCATTGCAGCGATTTAGCGAGCTTAAGCTAGAGGATATGGAGATTTTGCCCGGACATGGAGAATCCACGCGATTATGCTTTGAGCAAAATAACGCAAAACTTTGGTCCGAACGGATTTAG